In one window of Arachis ipaensis cultivar K30076 chromosome B06, Araip1.1, whole genome shotgun sequence DNA:
- the LOC107645457 gene encoding uncharacterized protein LOC107645457 isoform X1, which translates to MVDSASSLPWLWAIQSVASSKQIHISILQALIRAAPVARADFCGKTRELIALRCLEEIFDSAHRVGCDEATSASLDSRVRFDFSSSCEDVLQKILDEIPLPNLEMDGAKLLKWNVFPFIMHKRGTIKCDLQQLKESIVEGTHPYADHLRGISGLLHQNENTVHVNDNVRDDLRKRDNGNHNYCENMEAIENPMFAILEKVNESSKESLLDKIIPCKRNRVKSADEHVMGYQLRKQVDISECDELNAKKSRCSSLLNVDSDKEKSVPPHGKQVIENHTDKDVRENLGVVSEEGSHDQHLASNWCKSSNQNEVSHGEPQASISIKHTSDIEYCQQQNDEPVKTKVLLTNEVLPENGDNTAHKALNVIHELQSKRKTGAQGKEPNAADDKAGEAVMLSGDEYQNEKIGLAAQKRELFSSRCTSRHDISTSTRLTENNVCMKCKEGGKLLVCRTTTCPIMVHESCLTTCQIDAEGNFLCPFCVYYQAISRCVEAKKKASLARKELASFIRI; encoded by the exons ATGGTGGATTCTGCGTCATCACTTCCATGGCTTTGGGCCATTCAATCTGTTGCAAGCAGCAAACAAATCCACATTTCTATATTACAGG CTTTGATTCGTGCGGCCCCTGTTGCGCGAGCTGATTTTTGTGGAAAGACAAGGGAATTGATTGCTCTTAGATGTTTGGAGGAAATTTTCGATTCTGCTCATAGAGTTGGTTGTGATGAAGCTACATCAGCTAGCCTGGATTCAAGAGTTCGGTTTGATTTTTCTAGCAGTTGTGAAGATGTCCTCCAAAAAATACTGGATGAG ATACCATTACCCAATTTAGAAATGGATGGAGCTAAGCTTTTGAAATGGAATGTTTTCCCATTTATTATGCATAAAAGAGGCACTATCAAATGTGACTTACAGCAG CTAAAAGAATCAATCGTTGAAGGTACTCATCCATATGCCGATCATTTAAGAGGCATTAGTGGATTGCTACATCAGAATGAGAATACAGTGCATGTCAATGACAATGTACGCGATGATCTTAGGAAAAGAGATAATGGGAATCACAATTATTGCGAAAACATGGAAGCAATAGAGAACCCAATGTTTGCAATTTTAGAGAAGGTGAATGAATCATCGAAAGAGTCTTTACTTGATAAGATTATACCCTGCAAGAGGAACAGGGTTAAGTCGGCTGATGAGCATGTGATGGGATACCAACTCAGAAAGCAAGTTGATATTAGTGAATGTGATGAACTAAATGCAAAGAAGAGTAGATGTAGTTCACTTTTAAATGTTGATTCCGACAAAGAGAAGTCAGTCCCTCCCCATGGAAAACAGGTAATAGAAAATCATACCGACAAGGATGTCCGGGAAAATCTTGGAGTAGTGTCTGAAGAGGGTAGTCATGATCAGCACCTTGCTTCCAATTGGTGTAAATCCAGTAACCAGAATGAAGTCTCTCATGGTGAGCCACAAGCTTCAATCAGTATAAAGCATACATCTGACATTGAATACTGTCAGCAACAAAATGATGAACCAGTTAAAACAAAAGTTCTGCTCACAAACGAAGTTCTTCCTGAAAACGGAGACAATACTGCACATAAGGCACTCAATGTAATTCATGAATTGCAATCTAAAAGAAAAACAGGTGCTCAAGGGAAGGAACCTAATGCTGCAGATGATAAAGCTGGTGAGGCAGTGATGTTAAGTGGTGACGAATATCAGAATGAAAAAATTGGTCTTGCTGCACAAAAGCGCGAATTATTTAGCTCTCGCTGCACTTCTAGACATGATATCTCAACAAGTACTAGGCTGACAGAAAATAATGTTTGTATGAAGTGTAAAGAAGGCGGTAAATTGCTTGTTTGTAGAACAACTACTTGTCCAATTATGGTTCATGAAAGCTGCCTGACTACTTGTCAGATTGATGCAGAAGGAAACTTTTTGTGCCCATTTTGTGTATATTATCAGGCTATTTCAAGATGTGTTGAAGCAAAGAAAAAGGCTTCCTTGGCAAGAAAAGAACTTGCATCTTTTATAAGGATATAA
- the LOC107646280 gene encoding protein FAR1-RELATED SEQUENCE 5-like, translating into MKNAIENVFPNAHHRLCAWHLIRNATSNVGNPRFTSQFKKCMLGDYEVGVFRSKWDRMVEEFDVQDKQWIIDMYDNRHSWATAHIRGKFFAGFRTTSRCEGLHSVIAKYVKSRYNLRDFVEHFDRCVAYIRFKDSLADFECAHGVPVMQTHLLSLEKSAANLYTREVFFLFRPIIIRSGSMKVLDCIDVGSYMLYTVVKYGSPNDTWQVSFCDLPMEFTCSCMRMESFGIPCEHILSVLVTLDICELPKCLVLDRWTKNVKQQIQDTRGFTWDCLKSTQYWCLMDWFRLVATLSAGKDDRFRSMRDWAINTVDKMKADDIASAVASSSAIPATHTDPRDPPIRRRAKDRAGQRCSICRELGHNKTTCPYRSKYDRSSHERHNLPTDDDAYEAMWDEEEDFIYEEDEGECADMEIDDSNYEFGNEDDGANEIN; encoded by the exons ATGAAAAATGCAATCGAAAATGTTTTTCCTAATGCACATCATCGCCTATGTGCTTGGCACCTTATTCGCAATGCCACGAGTAATGTAGGTAATCCTAGGTTCACATCGCAGTTTAAGAAGTGCATGCTGGGTGATTACGAGGTTGGTGTATTCCGTAGTAAGTGGGATCGGATGGTTGAAGAGTTTGATGTGCAAGACAAGCAATGGATAATTGATATGTATGATAACCGTCATAGTTGGGCAACAGCACATATCCGTGGGAAGTTCTTTGCTGGGTTTAGGACCACTTCTCGATGTGAGGGGTTGCACTCAGTTATTGCAAAGTATGTCAAGTCCAGGTATAATTTAAGAGATTTTGTAGAGCACTTTGATAGATGTGTTGCCTACATTCGTTTCAAAGATAGTCTAGCAGACTTTGAATGTGCACATGGAGTACCTGTGATGCAAACTCATTTATTGTCATTGGAGAAGTCTGCAGCTAATTTATATACAAGAGAGGTATTTTTTCTATTTCGCCCTATTATTATAAGGTCTGGTTCAATGAAAGTGTTAGATTGCATTGATGTTGGTTCTTATATGTTATACACGGTGGTTAAGTATGGTAGTCCTAACGATACATGGCAAGTATCTTTCTGTGATTTACCAATGGAGTTTACTTGCTCCTGTATGAGGATGGAGTCATTTGGCATTCCTTGCGAACACATTCTATCTGTTTTAGTTACACTTGACATTTGTGAATTGCCAAAATGTTTAGTTCTAGATAGGTGGACCAAAAATGTGAAACAACAAATACAAGATACAAGGGGGTTCACTTGGGATTGCTTAAAGTCTACCCAATACTGGTGTTTGATGGACTGGTTTAGATTGGTGGCTACACTATCAGCAGGTAAAGATGATAGGTTCAGGAGCATGAGGGATTGGGCGATAAACACAGTGGATAAAATGAAAGCTGATGATATTGCTAGTGCAGTTGCTTCTAGTAGTGCAATTCCTGCCACTCATACAGATCCTCGTGACCCCCCAATTCGTAGAAGAGCTAAGGATCGTGCCGGACAACGGTGTAGTATATGCCGGGAGCTCGGACATAACAAAACTACATGTCCATATCGGAGTAAGTATGATAGGAGTTCACATGAACGGCATAATCTACCTACAGATGATGATGCATATGAGGCTATGTGGGATGAGGAAGAAGACTTCATTTACGAGGAAGATGAAGGTGAATGTGCG GATATGGAGATAGATGACTCTAattatgaatttggaaatgaggaCGATGGAGCCAATGAAATTAATTAG
- the LOC107645459 gene encoding proliferating cell nuclear antigen has translation MLELRLVQGSLLKKVLEAIRELVNDANFDCSATGFSLQAMDSSHVALVALLLRSEGFEHYRCDRNISMGMNLNNMAKMLRCAGNDDIITVKGDDGSDTVTFMFESPTQDKISDFEMKLMDIDSEHLGIPEAEYHAIVRMPSAEFARICKDLSSIGDTVVISVTKEGVKFSTKGDIGTANIVCRQNSSVDKPEEATTVEMNEPVSLTFALRYMNSFTKATPLSNQVTISLSNELPVVVEYKIAEMGYVRFYLAPKIEEEEEETKPEV, from the exons ATGCTGGAACTCCGTTTAGTGCAAGGTTCTCTGCTGAAGAAGGTTCTAGAAGCAATCAGGGAGCTCGTGAACGATGCGAACTTCGATTGCTCCGCGACTGGGTTCTCACTCCAGGCCATGGACTCGAGCCACGTTGCTCTCGTGGCCCTCCTACTGCGGTCCGAAGGGTTCGAGCACTACCGGTGCGACCGTAACATCTCGATGGGGATGAATCTCAACAACATGGCCAAGATGCTACGGTGCGCCGGAAATGATGACATCATCACCGTCAAGGGCGATGACGGCAGCGACACGGTCACTTTCATGTTTGAGAGCCCAA CACAAGATAAAATTTCTGATTTTGAGATGAAGTTGATGGATATCGACAGTGAGCACCTTGGAATTCCTGAGGCAGAGTACCATGCCATTGTTAGAATGCCGTCTGCTGAGTTTGCTAGGATTTGCAAAGATCTTAGCAGTATTGGTGACACTG TTGTCATTTCTGTTACTAAGGAAGGTGTAAAGTTTTCCACAAAGGGTGATATTGGAACTGCAAACATAGTCTGCAGGCAGAACTCTTCTGTGGATAAG CCTGAAGAAGCCACTACTGTAGAGATGAATGAGCCTGTATCCTTGACATTTGCATTGCGGTACATGAACTCATTCACAAAGGCAACTCCATTGTCTAACCAAGTTACCATCAGTCTTTCAAATGAGCTTCCAGTTGTGGTTGAATACAAGATTGCTGAGATGGGTTATGTCCGCTTCTATTTGGCTCCCAAgatagaagaggaagaagaggagacaAAACCTGAAGTTTAG
- the LOC107645457 gene encoding uncharacterized protein LOC107645457 isoform X2, with amino-acid sequence MVDSASSLPWLWAIQSVASSKQIHISILQALIRAAPVARADFCGKTRELIALRCLEEIFDSAHRVGCDEATSASLDSRVRFDFSSSCEDVLQKILDEIPLPNLEMDGAKLLKWNVFPFIMHKRGTIKCDLQQLKESIVEGTHPYADHLRGISGLLHQNENTVHVNDNVRDDLRKRDNGNHNYCENMEAIENPMFAILEKVNESSKESLLDKIIPCKRNRVKSADEHVMGYQLRKQVDISECDELNAKKSRCSSLLNVDSDKEKSVPPHGKQVIENHTDKDVRENLGVVSEEGSHDQHLASNWCKSSNQNEVSHGEPQASISIKHTSDIEYCQQQNDEPVKTKVLLTNEVLPENGDNTAHKALNVIHELQSKRKTGAQGKEPNAADDKAGEAVMLSGDEYQNEKIGLAAQKRELFSSRCTSRHDISTSTRLTENNVCMKCKEGGYFKMC; translated from the exons ATGGTGGATTCTGCGTCATCACTTCCATGGCTTTGGGCCATTCAATCTGTTGCAAGCAGCAAACAAATCCACATTTCTATATTACAGG CTTTGATTCGTGCGGCCCCTGTTGCGCGAGCTGATTTTTGTGGAAAGACAAGGGAATTGATTGCTCTTAGATGTTTGGAGGAAATTTTCGATTCTGCTCATAGAGTTGGTTGTGATGAAGCTACATCAGCTAGCCTGGATTCAAGAGTTCGGTTTGATTTTTCTAGCAGTTGTGAAGATGTCCTCCAAAAAATACTGGATGAG ATACCATTACCCAATTTAGAAATGGATGGAGCTAAGCTTTTGAAATGGAATGTTTTCCCATTTATTATGCATAAAAGAGGCACTATCAAATGTGACTTACAGCAG CTAAAAGAATCAATCGTTGAAGGTACTCATCCATATGCCGATCATTTAAGAGGCATTAGTGGATTGCTACATCAGAATGAGAATACAGTGCATGTCAATGACAATGTACGCGATGATCTTAGGAAAAGAGATAATGGGAATCACAATTATTGCGAAAACATGGAAGCAATAGAGAACCCAATGTTTGCAATTTTAGAGAAGGTGAATGAATCATCGAAAGAGTCTTTACTTGATAAGATTATACCCTGCAAGAGGAACAGGGTTAAGTCGGCTGATGAGCATGTGATGGGATACCAACTCAGAAAGCAAGTTGATATTAGTGAATGTGATGAACTAAATGCAAAGAAGAGTAGATGTAGTTCACTTTTAAATGTTGATTCCGACAAAGAGAAGTCAGTCCCTCCCCATGGAAAACAGGTAATAGAAAATCATACCGACAAGGATGTCCGGGAAAATCTTGGAGTAGTGTCTGAAGAGGGTAGTCATGATCAGCACCTTGCTTCCAATTGGTGTAAATCCAGTAACCAGAATGAAGTCTCTCATGGTGAGCCACAAGCTTCAATCAGTATAAAGCATACATCTGACATTGAATACTGTCAGCAACAAAATGATGAACCAGTTAAAACAAAAGTTCTGCTCACAAACGAAGTTCTTCCTGAAAACGGAGACAATACTGCACATAAGGCACTCAATGTAATTCATGAATTGCAATCTAAAAGAAAAACAGGTGCTCAAGGGAAGGAACCTAATGCTGCAGATGATAAAGCTGGTGAGGCAGTGATGTTAAGTGGTGACGAATATCAGAATGAAAAAATTGGTCTTGCTGCACAAAAGCGCGAATTATTTAGCTCTCGCTGCACTTCTAGACATGATATCTCAACAAGTACTAGGCTGACAGAAAATAATGTTTGTATGAAGTGTAAAGAAGGCG GCTATTTCAAGATGTGTTGA